From a single Cyclobacterium marinum DSM 745 genomic region:
- a CDS encoding TolC family protein, which translates to MKKHILLLLLLVSGLSTLVFSQDNLGKLTLEQSVETALENNLNLKRAEMNLISSEANLMEAKGQMLPSFSMGASSGFRWGRSINPVTNDFESRRIGNVNISGNSSLPIYSGGRVQNSIKQSKLNVEVNRLNVEKSRNDITLNTINLFINVAFSMEQLNIAQSQLKTSADQLERTKSLVKAGALPRADQLDLEAQRATNELEVINSQNNLRIAKLNLSQSLQLPFDDNFGIIIPEVGVEGLEIGTVGVAEVYSIAEGRLPEIQAAALAVKSAEYGVKIAKGSFAPSLSLSANVFSNYVDQSTFMTPDPLLQQFENNLSQSANIGLSIPVFSNFRNKASLQRARVQKRLSEIQEIEAKNLLRQDIESAYTSAYAAEQSYKSSLIRVEALGESFRMAKQRFEVGAINAVDFQVAQNNLFNAEADLVTAKYQYVFSVKVLDFYLGNPLTL; encoded by the coding sequence ATGAAAAAGCATATTTTACTGCTATTGCTGTTAGTGTCAGGGTTGTCTACATTGGTTTTTTCTCAGGATAATCTTGGAAAATTGACTTTGGAGCAAAGCGTTGAAACTGCCTTAGAAAACAACCTAAATTTAAAAAGGGCAGAAATGAACTTAATTAGTTCTGAAGCCAATTTGATGGAAGCCAAAGGCCAGATGCTGCCTTCTTTCTCTATGGGAGCAAGCTCAGGTTTTCGCTGGGGAAGATCCATTAACCCGGTAACAAATGATTTTGAATCTAGAAGGATAGGAAATGTTAATATATCTGGGAACTCAAGTTTGCCAATTTATTCAGGGGGAAGGGTTCAGAATAGCATCAAGCAATCTAAACTAAACGTGGAAGTCAACCGCTTGAATGTTGAAAAAAGTAGAAATGACATTACCCTTAATACGATTAACCTTTTCATAAATGTGGCATTTTCAATGGAGCAATTGAACATTGCACAATCTCAATTGAAAACAAGTGCAGATCAGCTGGAAAGGACTAAGAGCCTTGTAAAAGCAGGAGCATTACCCAGGGCAGATCAATTGGACTTGGAAGCTCAAAGGGCTACCAATGAGTTAGAGGTGATCAACTCGCAAAATAATTTACGAATAGCCAAGTTAAATTTATCCCAATCCTTACAATTGCCATTTGATGATAATTTTGGTATAATTATTCCGGAGGTAGGGGTAGAAGGATTAGAGATAGGAACGGTAGGCGTTGCTGAGGTATATTCGATTGCAGAAGGGAGGTTGCCTGAGATTCAAGCAGCAGCATTGGCAGTTAAGAGTGCTGAATATGGAGTGAAAATAGCGAAGGGAAGTTTTGCACCAAGTTTGAGTCTTAGTGCAAATGTATTTTCAAATTATGTGGATCAAAGTACCTTTATGACGCCTGATCCACTCTTGCAGCAATTTGAAAATAACCTCTCTCAATCTGCAAACATTGGATTAAGTATTCCAGTATTTTCCAATTTTCGAAACAAGGCAAGTTTGCAAAGAGCGAGAGTACAGAAAAGGCTGAGTGAAATTCAGGAAATAGAAGCTAAAAATCTTTTAAGACAGGATATTGAATCTGCCTACACTTCAGCTTATGCTGCAGAGCAATCCTATAAAAGTTCATTGATAAGAGTGGAAGCATTGGGAGAGTCTTTTAGGATGGCCAAGCAACGATTTGAAGTAGGCGCCATAAATGCTGTGGACTTCCAGGTTGCACAAAACAATTTATTCAATGCTGAAGCTGACCTAGTTACTGCAAAATATCAATATGTGTTTAGTGTTAAAGTCCTGGATTTTTATTTAGGAAATCCTCTTACCCTCTAA
- a CDS encoding aminotransferase class IV yields MRQFFKFNSENFTEIDALPLNRALLFGDGIFETMCFINGQFRFHEDHQNRAVKGLLKLKIQGELDLEDIAKMLSKTYGTTGKLRVRWNIYRSGIGKYSPSENNACEHLIVSEFNPSPKTKSTAYISQKVHTNKTAWSGVKTLNALPYVMANIERQEKGMADVIILDEEGNVSEAGSSNIFWVKGGKYYTPSLATNCIEGVSRKQIISRLKSLDKPCGIGKYKPHSLLEADQVLVSNVTGISYLLKIEDRDFKPNPDPDLLSLFDL; encoded by the coding sequence ATGAGACAGTTTTTTAAATTCAATTCGGAGAACTTTACTGAAATAGATGCCTTACCTCTTAATAGGGCCCTCCTATTTGGTGATGGGATCTTTGAAACAATGTGCTTTATCAATGGTCAATTCAGATTTCATGAAGACCATCAAAATCGAGCTGTTAAGGGACTCTTGAAATTAAAAATCCAAGGAGAACTAGATCTGGAGGACATAGCCAAAATGCTCAGTAAAACATACGGTACCACCGGAAAGCTAAGAGTAAGGTGGAACATTTATAGATCAGGAATCGGCAAGTATAGTCCTAGTGAAAATAATGCTTGTGAACACTTAATCGTTTCTGAATTTAATCCATCCCCTAAAACAAAAAGCACGGCCTATATTAGCCAAAAGGTTCATACCAATAAAACTGCATGGTCCGGAGTAAAAACTTTAAATGCCTTACCTTATGTTATGGCCAATATTGAGCGACAAGAAAAAGGCATGGCAGATGTAATTATATTAGATGAGGAGGGAAATGTTTCAGAAGCCGGTAGTTCCAATATTTTTTGGGTAAAAGGAGGCAAATATTATACCCCCAGTTTAGCGACCAATTGCATTGAAGGCGTTTCTAGGAAACAAATAATTTCCCGTTTAAAAAGTTTGGATAAGCCATGTGGAATAGGAAAATACAAACCCCATAGTTTACTTGAGGCAGATCAGGTTTTAGTTAGCAATGTAACCGGAATTTCTTACCTACTCAAAATTGAAGATAGAGATTTCAAACCAAATCCTGATCCTGACCTACTTTCACTTTTTGACCTTTGA
- a CDS encoding thymidylate synthase: MQQYHQLLAHILDHGIKKGDRTGTGTLSVFGYQMRYDLSKGFPLVTTKKCHTRSIIHELLWFLSGDTNIKYLKDNKVSIWDEWADENGDLGPVYGYQWRHWPDGNGGEIDQIKNLIHQIKTNPNSRRLIVSAWNVADVDQMALPPCHLLFQFYVADGKLSCQLYQRSADVFLGVPFNIASYALFLAMIAQVCDLEVGEFIHTLGDAHLYNNHLDQARLQLSRECRPLPQLKLNPEIKDIFSFKYEDIELLNYDPHPRIKAEVSV; this comes from the coding sequence ATGCAACAATATCACCAATTATTAGCACACATATTGGATCATGGAATTAAAAAAGGCGATCGAACAGGTACCGGTACACTGAGTGTTTTTGGGTACCAAATGAGATATGATTTGTCAAAGGGGTTTCCTTTGGTAACTACTAAAAAATGTCATACACGATCCATTATTCATGAATTATTATGGTTCTTATCAGGTGATACCAATATTAAATACTTAAAAGATAATAAGGTTTCAATTTGGGATGAATGGGCAGATGAAAATGGTGATTTGGGCCCCGTATATGGGTACCAGTGGAGACATTGGCCCGATGGGAATGGAGGAGAAATTGATCAAATTAAAAATTTAATTCATCAGATTAAAACCAACCCTAATTCCAGGCGTCTAATCGTTAGCGCCTGGAATGTGGCTGATGTGGATCAAATGGCCTTGCCTCCTTGTCACCTTTTGTTTCAATTTTATGTGGCTGATGGGAAACTGTCCTGTCAATTGTACCAGCGTAGTGCAGATGTGTTTTTGGGAGTGCCTTTTAATATTGCCTCTTATGCTTTGTTTTTGGCTATGATCGCCCAGGTATGTGATCTTGAAGTTGGGGAGTTTATCCATACCCTTGGAGATGCTCACCTGTATAACAACCATCTTGATCAGGCCCGACTTCAGCTTAGCAGAGAATGCAGGCCCTTACCACAATTGAAATTAAACCCTGAGATAAAGGATATTTTTTCTTTTAAATATGAAGACATAGAATTGCTGAATTATGATCCTCATCCCAGAATAAAAGCGGAAGTATCTGTTTAA
- the rfbB gene encoding dTDP-glucose 4,6-dehydratase has translation MEKSILITGGAGFIGSHVVRLFVKKYPNYRIVNLDCLTYAGNLENLKDIEGEKNYVFAKADINNEELLKEVFNDYQITDVIHLAAESHVDRSITDPLAFVKTNVMGTVNLLNTAKNFWQDKENHLFYHVSTDEVYGSLDEGGYFLETTPYDPQSPYSSSKAASDHFVRAYANTYGLKTVISNCSNNYGPNQFPEKLIPLCIHNIKQNKPLPVYGKGENIRDWLFVVDHARAIDLVFHEGKTNETYNIGGFNEWKNIDIVKLLCEIMDRKLGRDKGASAQLITFVKDRAGHDQRYAIDADKINKELGWKPSLTFEVGIEETVDWYLENEKWLDSVTSGDYQKYYQEHYS, from the coding sequence ATGGAAAAATCAATTTTGATTACAGGTGGAGCAGGTTTTATTGGCTCTCATGTTGTCCGACTTTTTGTAAAAAAGTATCCTAATTACAGAATTGTTAATTTGGATTGTTTGACCTATGCAGGTAATTTGGAGAATTTAAAGGACATTGAAGGAGAAAAAAATTACGTTTTTGCCAAAGCAGATATCAATAATGAGGAACTTTTAAAGGAAGTTTTTAATGACTACCAAATTACCGATGTGATTCATTTGGCAGCAGAATCTCATGTGGATAGGTCAATCACCGATCCCCTCGCATTTGTGAAGACAAATGTTATGGGAACAGTTAATTTGTTGAATACAGCCAAAAATTTCTGGCAGGATAAAGAGAATCATCTTTTTTATCATGTTTCAACAGATGAGGTCTATGGCTCTTTAGATGAGGGCGGTTATTTTCTAGAAACAACACCTTATGACCCTCAATCCCCTTATTCTTCTTCCAAAGCTGCTTCAGACCATTTTGTAAGAGCTTATGCCAATACTTATGGCTTAAAAACAGTCATTTCAAACTGCTCCAACAACTATGGTCCGAATCAATTTCCTGAAAAGCTAATTCCACTGTGTATCCACAATATCAAACAAAATAAGCCTTTGCCGGTTTACGGAAAAGGTGAAAACATTAGAGATTGGTTGTTTGTGGTAGATCATGCCAGAGCGATAGACCTTGTTTTTCATGAGGGGAAAACGAATGAAACCTACAATATAGGAGGCTTTAATGAGTGGAAAAACATTGATATTGTGAAGCTCTTATGCGAAATCATGGATAGAAAACTAGGCAGAGATAAAGGAGCTTCAGCGCAATTAATTACCTTTGTGAAAGACCGAGCAGGGCACGATCAACGGTATGCGATTGACGCTGATAAAATCAACAAAGAATTGGGATGGAAACCGAGTCTTACATTTGAAGTTGGAATTGAAGAAACAGTAGATTGGTACTTGGAAAATGAAAAATGGCTAGATAGCGTGACCTCGGGAGATTATCAAAAATATTACCAAGAACATTATAGTTAA